One window from the genome of Thalassospira xiamenensis M-5 = DSM 17429 encodes:
- a CDS encoding methyltransferase domain-containing protein yields MRQDVVDLHRFYAGSLGQAARRLIRRRLRVMWSDVRGMRVLGFGYATPYLRPFMGEAERVLAFMPGQQGCVPWPAGDPNHVALTEETMLPLPDSSVDRILLVHLVEHSDSMRRLMRECWRVLTPNGRIVVVTPNRSSLWSWSENTPFGFGHPYSVSQLQNLMRENMFLPVQHSRALFLPPTQSRFLLRWSQAFENIGSRLFKAFAGVSIVEAGKQLYASTGTPARKRRLVHIPVTVPPLRPADGNHSTGNHSSGNHADIACETALTCAEPLPANPKS; encoded by the coding sequence ATGCGTCAGGATGTTGTTGATCTTCACCGTTTTTATGCCGGAAGCCTCGGACAGGCCGCTCGCCGCCTGATCCGTCGCCGCTTGCGCGTGATGTGGTCGGATGTCCGCGGCATGCGCGTGCTGGGTTTTGGTTATGCCACGCCCTATCTGCGCCCCTTCATGGGCGAGGCAGAACGCGTGCTGGCTTTCATGCCCGGCCAGCAGGGTTGTGTTCCTTGGCCCGCGGGCGATCCCAATCATGTCGCCCTTACCGAAGAAACCATGCTGCCGCTGCCCGATAGCTCGGTCGACCGCATCCTGCTGGTGCATCTGGTCGAACATTCCGATTCCATGCGCCGCCTGATGCGCGAATGCTGGCGGGTATTGACCCCCAACGGCCGGATCGTGGTGGTCACACCCAACCGAAGCTCGCTCTGGTCCTGGTCGGAAAATACGCCCTTTGGCTTTGGCCATCCCTATAGCGTGTCACAGCTTCAGAACCTGATGCGCGAAAACATGTTCCTGCCCGTGCAGCACAGCCGCGCTCTTTTCCTGCCCCCGACCCAAAGCCGGTTTCTGCTACGCTGGTCGCAGGCATTCGAAAATATCGGATCGCGTCTGTTCAAGGCCTTTGCCGGGGTTTCGATTGTCGAAGCGGGAAAACAGCTTTACGCCAGCACCGGCACACCGGCGCGTAAACGCAGGCTGGTACATATCCCTGTGACTGTTCCGCCCCTTCGCCCGGCGGACGGCAATCATTCGACTGGCAACCATTCCAGCGGAAATCACGCTGACATTGCGTGCGAAACCGCATTGACCTGTGCCGAACCTCTGCCCGCCAACCCCAAATCCTGA
- the gloB gene encoding hydroxyacylglutathione hydrolase has product MSAGDVFVIPCLSDNYTYLVRCHETGTTAIVDPGEAGPVISALEDRGWSLDIVINTHHHNDHIGGNAELITRYGAKLIGPKAETMRIPGMDQTVAEGDEVMIGALSGQVFDVPGHTSGHIAFYFPAVSALFSGDSLFALGCGRLFEGTPAQMWQSLQKFRNLPGETLVYCGHEYTQSNARFAATIETGNVALKARCAEIDDLRARGIPTIPSRMDKELATNPFLRADHASVASDLGMEGATATEIFAEIRGRKDRF; this is encoded by the coding sequence ATGTCCGCAGGCGATGTCTTTGTCATTCCGTGCCTTTCCGATAATTACACCTATCTTGTGCGCTGCCACGAAACAGGTACGACCGCGATTGTCGATCCGGGCGAGGCGGGCCCGGTGATAAGCGCGCTTGAAGATCGCGGCTGGTCGCTTGATATCGTGATCAATACCCATCATCACAATGACCATATCGGCGGCAATGCGGAACTGATCACCAGATATGGCGCGAAACTGATTGGCCCCAAGGCCGAAACCATGCGCATTCCCGGCATGGATCAGACGGTCGCCGAGGGGGATGAGGTGATGATTGGTGCGCTTTCCGGGCAGGTCTTTGACGTGCCGGGCCATACCAGCGGCCATATTGCATTTTATTTTCCGGCGGTATCGGCCCTGTTTTCCGGCGACAGTCTGTTTGCATTGGGTTGCGGGCGGTTGTTTGAAGGAACGCCAGCCCAGATGTGGCAGTCCCTGCAAAAATTTCGCAACCTTCCGGGCGAGACGCTGGTGTATTGCGGGCATGAATATACCCAGTCCAATGCCCGGTTTGCCGCAACGATTGAAACCGGCAATGTGGCGCTTAAGGCGCGCTGCGCGGAAATTGATGATCTGCGCGCACGCGGTATCCCGACCATTCCATCACGCATGGACAAGGAACTGGCAACCAACCCGTTCCTGCGCGCCGATCATGCATCGGTTGCCAGCGACCTTGGCATGGAAGGTGCAACCGCCACCGAGATTTTTGCCGAAATCCGCGGGCGGAAGGATCGGTTCTAA
- a CDS encoding cytochrome c1, producing the protein MRKFALTAIAAAFALSAFAGTSAKAAGNAPVPEAQEWSWQGLFGTYDRAQMQRGFQVYKNVCAGCHSLRFIAFRNLEGIGFNEDQIKAIAAEYDIEDGPNDDGDMFTRPGIASDYFPSPFPNDKAAAASNGGAIPPDLSLMTKARLHGPDYVYALLTGYEEEAPEGFDLAEGKYYNHYFPGHQISMAPPLYDEAVEYTDGTPMTMEQHAHDVVAFLNWTAQPELEARKSMGMKVLLFLIVLTAMLYAVKRKIWRDIEH; encoded by the coding sequence ATGCGTAAGTTTGCATTGACCGCCATTGCTGCGGCATTCGCACTGAGCGCCTTTGCCGGCACTTCGGCAAAGGCCGCAGGCAACGCTCCGGTTCCGGAAGCACAGGAATGGAGCTGGCAGGGGCTTTTTGGCACCTATGACCGGGCGCAGATGCAGCGCGGTTTCCAGGTTTACAAAAACGTGTGTGCCGGTTGCCACAGTCTTCGTTTCATTGCGTTCCGTAACCTGGAAGGCATCGGGTTTAACGAAGACCAGATCAAGGCCATCGCGGCGGAATACGATATTGAAGACGGCCCGAACGATGATGGTGACATGTTCACCCGTCCCGGTATTGCGTCGGACTATTTCCCGTCACCTTTCCCGAACGACAAAGCTGCCGCTGCGTCGAACGGGGGTGCGATTCCGCCCGATCTGTCATTGATGACGAAGGCACGCCTGCATGGTCCGGATTATGTTTATGCCCTGCTGACCGGTTACGAGGAAGAAGCACCTGAAGGCTTCGACCTTGCGGAAGGCAAGTATTACAACCACTACTTCCCGGGTCATCAGATTTCGATGGCACCGCCGCTTTATGATGAAGCGGTCGAGTACACCGATGGCACCCCGATGACCATGGAACAGCACGCGCATGACGTGGTTGCGTTCCTGAACTGGACGGCACAGCCGGAACTTGAAGCCCGCAAATCAATGGGCATGAAAGTTCTGTTGTTCCTGATCGTTCTGACCGCGATGCTCTATGCGGTGAAACGCAAAATCTGGCGCGATATCGAACATTAA